A genomic window from Shewanella vesiculosa includes:
- the flgM gene encoding flagellar biosynthesis anti-sigma factor FlgM — protein sequence MAIDIKHNTATNTQLRTARETQSNTKSDTAAVAQKTATPVKTDSVSITSQAQQLQGAQTKMASLPEVDQKKVAEIKLAISEGRYKVDPEKLAANIASFEAELGSLSFGKE from the coding sequence ATGGCAATTGACATTAAGCATAACACTGCTACTAATACACAACTGCGCACTGCACGTGAAACGCAGTCTAATACCAAATCTGATACTGCAGCTGTGGCGCAAAAAACAGCGACTCCAGTTAAAACTGATTCGGTTAGCATTACCTCTCAAGCTCAACAGCTTCAGGGCGCGCAAACTAAAATGGCATCATTGCCTGAAGTAGACCAAAAAAAGGTCGCTGAAATTAAACTCGCAATCTCTGAAGGACGATATAAAGTCGACCCAGAAAAACTTGCGGCTAATATTGCTAGTTTTGAAGCAGAGCTAGGCAGTCTATCATTTGGCAAAGAGTAA